A window of Rhizobium sp. CC-YZS058 genomic DNA:
CGCGCGGCGATGATGCCATGTTATGTGCTCGCGCTGTCGCGGCCTTCGGCCGCTTCGCTGCGCACGGCGCGCCGGACGCCCGGCGGCTCGGCTCTGCCGGCTGCTGGAAAAATCCGGCACGCGCTTGCGGAGCCTCCAAACGGCTCCCTCGCCACTGCCATACCAACGACGTGTTCAAAACCAGCGATTGCCGACTGGCGAATACCCTATTCGCACTGCGCACTTCGCACTTCGCCCCAAATCCAGCTTCTCGAAAAACACTTGCCCTTAGCCGACCTGGTGGTCATCGCGGGGTTCCCCCACCCGTTCCCATTCCGAACACGGCCGTGAAACGCCCCAGCGCCTATGGTACTTCGTCTCAAGACGCGGGAGAGTCGGTCGCTGCCAGGTCTGCTAAGCGCAAGTCATCCAATCTTCTCATCACACATCCCCAAACCAATCCCATTCCGCGGGGTGGAGCAGCCCGGTAGCTCGTCAGGCTCATAACCTGAAGGCCGCAGGTTCAAATCCTGCCCCCGCAACCAAACACACCCAAAACACCAAAAGCCCCGTTCGCTCTCGCCGACGGGGCTTTCTTGCGTTCCAGGCAAAGCGGAAGGGGGCTTGTGGGGCGGAGGATGGAATCCGTTCCCAATGGGCACAACCCTGCGGAAAAGGACTTAACCTCGCCCGTCATCTGTGAGAAACCCGATTCGGTAAGATAGCCTTAACGAAGCCTCGGCACGCGAGGCGCATGGGAGGATGATATGAAGACGGTTCTGGTTTTGGGAACGACGCTCGGGCTTTTGCTCGGCGCGGCGGCGGCGCGGGCCGATGATCTGATGATCGCGGTCGCGGGGCCGTTGACCGGGCCTCTGGCGACGATCGGCGACCAGTTCAAGCAGGGCGCGCAGGCGGCGGCGGACGCGATCAACGCCAAGGGCGGCGTCCGGGGTCGCAAGATCGCGCTGCAGTTCGAGGACGATCAGTGCGATCCCAAGCAGGCGGTTTCCGTCGCCAACCGCATCGCCGCGGCCGGGATCCAGTTCGTCGACGGGCATGCCTGCTCGGGCTCGTCCATCCCCGCCTCTGCCGTCTACGCGGAAAACGCCACGCTGATGATGACCCCTGCCTCCTCGAATCCGGTTCTGACCGACGAGGCGGCCGCCAAAGAGTGGCCGAACATCATGCGGCTCTACACGCGCGACGATGCGCAGGGTGCGTTCATCGGGCCGTGGATCGCCAAGACCTATGCCGGCAAGAATGTCGCCGTGCTGCACGACAAGTCGGCCTATGGCCAGGGCGTCGCCGATGTCGTCCGCGCCTCCTTGAACGAGAACGGCCTGAAGGAAGTCATGGCCGAAGGCATCAATGCCGGCGAGAAGGATTACAACGTCCTCGTCACCAAGCTGAAGGAGGCCAAGGTCGATGTCGTCTATTTCGGCGGCTATCACCCGGAGGCCGGGCTGATCCTGCGTCAGGCAGCCGAGCAGGGCTACACGTTCCAGCTGATCATGCCGGATTCCATCTCCTCGCCGGAGTTCTGGCAGGTGGCAGGGCCGGCCGGCGAAGGCACGCTCTTCGTGTTCCCGTCTGACCCACAGGCGAAGCCGGAAGCCAAGGACGCGGTTGAGAAGATTAAGGCCGGCGGCTTCAAGCCAGAAGGCTTCACGCTCTTCTCCTATGCCGTCGTCCAGGCAATCGCCCAGGGCGTCGAGCGTGCGGGATCGGATGATCCGACCGAGGTCGCCAAGGCCTTGAAGAACGGCCAGCCTGTCGAGACGGTGGTCGGGAGCGTGATCTTTGATGAGAAGGGCGATTTGAAGAACGCCAGCTACGATATCAATCGCTGGAGCAACGGTTCCTACGCGCCGATCGCAAAGTAAGCGCCTCGGCTCGGCTGCAGCAGACTGCAGCCGAGCCGTCCCTATTGCGGCGTGAAGCCGACCAGCAGCGACTTGAGTTCGATCTCGCGCACGCGGCGCGCCGCCTCGTCCGGGCTGACCCAGGCGAGAATCCGCTGCCCTTTTTCCTTGAAGTCGTCCCGCGATTCCCGCACCTCGATCTGGAACAGATCGACGATGCAGGGCGCAACCTCGCCATTGTCGAAGAGCTTCAGGTAGGTGTAGTGGCCGACGGGCTTTCGCCGCACCTTGCCGCGCACACCCGCCTCCTGCCAGGCTTCGAGTGCCGCGGCCCTGTGCGGGGTCTTGCCTTTCATCGGCCAGCCCTTCGGCAGGATCCAGCGCCCGCTCTCCCGCGTGGTCACGAGAAGGATTTCGATCTCGGCTTCGCTCTTTTTATAGCGGAAGCACAAAGCACCATATTGCTGGCGAAAGGCGCCGGAAAAGAGCTTGTCGGGGTTTGCGGCCAGTTGCTTCAGCAAAGGCCG
This region includes:
- a CDS encoding branched-chain amino acid ABC transporter substrate-binding protein: MKTVLVLGTTLGLLLGAAAARADDLMIAVAGPLTGPLATIGDQFKQGAQAAADAINAKGGVRGRKIALQFEDDQCDPKQAVSVANRIAAAGIQFVDGHACSGSSIPASAVYAENATLMMTPASSNPVLTDEAAAKEWPNIMRLYTRDDAQGAFIGPWIAKTYAGKNVAVLHDKSAYGQGVADVVRASLNENGLKEVMAEGINAGEKDYNVLVTKLKEAKVDVVYFGGYHPEAGLILRQAAEQGYTFQLIMPDSISSPEFWQVAGPAGEGTLFVFPSDPQAKPEAKDAVEKIKAGGFKPEGFTLFSYAVVQAIAQGVERAGSDDPTEVAKALKNGQPVETVVGSVIFDEKGDLKNASYDINRWSNGSYAPIAK
- a CDS encoding NUDIX hydrolase, producing the protein MMESLPSGLTFGKKKAREGEKGRDRPLLKQLAANPDKLFSGAFRQQYGALCFRYKKSEAEIEILLVTTRESGRWILPKGWPMKGKTPHRAAALEAWQEAGVRGKVRRKPVGHYTYLKLFDNGEVAPCIVDLFQIEVRESRDDFKEKGQRILAWVSPDEAARRVREIELKSLLVGFTPQ